In Rhizobium sp. ZPR4, a genomic segment contains:
- a CDS encoding iron ABC transporter permease, whose product MRLNLSILIPLLAIGFILSIAAGVSLGSASIPFSTVWSIVGNKLHAGSFPVTWSSGQESIVWDVRFPRVVLAALVGAGLAITGAVLQALTRNPLADPHLLGVSSGAAFGAILALLHTGLILGLLTVPLFAFAGALLATAAVGLTTRLTRSHSADRLVLSGVAVAFVFTALGNLLIFLGDPRAANTVVFWMLGGLGLAQWQHLIYPAGILLFCLVLLLPKTRELNALAMGDETAVTLGIAVAQFRLLLFVITALLTGAMVAFSGAIGFVGLMVPHFVRLIVGGDNVRVVPLSAAFGALTLIWADIAARLVMAPEDMPIGVVTGLAGGVAFILILRSGRA is encoded by the coding sequence ATGCGCCTCAACCTCTCCATTCTCATCCCCTTGCTCGCCATAGGCTTCATCCTGTCGATTGCCGCCGGGGTGTCGCTCGGCTCGGCATCCATTCCGTTCTCTACCGTCTGGTCGATCGTCGGCAACAAGCTGCACGCGGGTAGCTTTCCGGTCACATGGTCCAGTGGGCAGGAAAGCATTGTCTGGGACGTCCGTTTCCCGCGCGTCGTGCTGGCCGCGCTCGTGGGAGCGGGGCTTGCCATCACCGGTGCCGTTCTGCAGGCGCTGACGCGAAATCCGCTGGCGGACCCGCATCTCCTCGGCGTCTCCTCCGGGGCGGCGTTCGGTGCCATTCTGGCGCTGCTGCATACCGGGCTGATCCTCGGCCTGCTGACGGTGCCGTTGTTCGCGTTTGCCGGCGCCTTGCTCGCAACCGCGGCCGTCGGGCTGACGACGCGCCTGACGCGTTCGCACTCGGCCGATCGGCTGGTTCTGTCGGGCGTTGCCGTAGCCTTCGTATTCACGGCGCTTGGCAACCTCCTGATCTTTTTGGGCGATCCCAGAGCCGCCAACACCGTTGTCTTCTGGATGCTGGGCGGGCTCGGGCTGGCGCAATGGCAGCACCTCATCTATCCCGCCGGCATCCTGCTGTTCTGTCTTGTCTTGCTCCTCCCGAAGACGAGGGAGCTCAATGCGCTTGCGATGGGCGATGAGACGGCCGTGACGCTTGGGATAGCAGTCGCGCAATTCCGCCTGTTGCTGTTCGTCATCACGGCGCTGCTGACCGGCGCGATGGTGGCATTTTCCGGCGCGATCGGCTTCGTCGGTTTGATGGTGCCGCATTTCGTGCGGCTGATCGTCGGTGGTGACAATGTGCGCGTGGTGCCGTTGAGTGCCGCTTTTGGCGCGCTAACCCTGATCTGGGCCGATATTGCCGCCCGCCTGGTCATGGCGCCCGAGGATATGCCGATCGGCGTCGTCACTGGGCTTGCCGGAGGTGTTGCCTTCATCCTGATCCTGCGAAGCGGGCGCGCGTAG
- a CDS encoding ABC transporter substrate-binding protein yields MFPRMYLSATALLVGVLFAGATLAEPVTVRSCNRDVTFDKAPERAVSNDVNLTEMMLALKLQDRMVGYTGISGWKTLDEKLRDGVKELPELSPKYPSKEVLLGANADFFFAGWNYGMKVGGEVTPETLAPFGIKVYELTESCIFVMQKNKPTMDDMFVDLLNLGRIFRVEDRAEALVAGYHKQLGEIQAKIGHVDKPISVFVYDSGEEKPFTSGRYGIPTALIEAAGGVNVMDDVEKSWTEVSWEPVIEKNPEVIVIVDYGQVTAAQKIAFLKGNPAFRNIEAVKNDRFVVLPYVEATPGPRNIEAVATLAKAFHPGAM; encoded by the coding sequence ATGTTTCCTCGCATGTATTTGTCTGCCACCGCGTTGCTGGTCGGAGTTTTGTTCGCAGGCGCGACGCTTGCCGAGCCCGTCACGGTGCGCAGCTGCAATCGGGATGTAACTTTCGACAAAGCGCCGGAGCGCGCCGTTTCCAACGACGTCAATCTTACGGAAATGATGCTGGCGCTGAAGCTGCAGGACCGCATGGTCGGCTATACCGGCATTTCCGGCTGGAAGACGCTGGACGAAAAGCTGCGTGATGGCGTGAAGGAACTGCCGGAGCTGTCACCGAAATATCCGAGCAAGGAGGTGCTGCTCGGCGCCAACGCGGATTTCTTTTTTGCCGGCTGGAACTACGGCATGAAGGTCGGTGGCGAGGTGACGCCGGAGACACTCGCGCCTTTCGGTATCAAGGTCTACGAACTTACCGAATCCTGCATCTTCGTCATGCAGAAGAACAAGCCGACCATGGACGACATGTTCGTCGACCTCCTCAATCTCGGCAGGATCTTCCGCGTCGAGGATAGGGCGGAGGCGCTGGTTGCCGGCTATCACAAGCAGCTTGGGGAAATCCAGGCGAAGATCGGTCATGTCGACAAGCCGATCAGCGTCTTCGTCTATGATTCCGGTGAGGAGAAGCCGTTCACCTCGGGGCGCTACGGCATTCCGACCGCCTTGATCGAAGCAGCCGGCGGCGTCAACGTGATGGACGATGTCGAGAAGAGCTGGACGGAGGTATCCTGGGAACCGGTCATCGAGAAAAACCCGGAAGTGATCGTCATCGTCGACTACGGCCAGGTGACCGCCGCCCAGAAGATCGCCTTCCTCAAGGGTAACCCGGCCTTCAGGAATATCGAGGCCGTGAAGAATGATCGTTTCGTCGTGCTGCCTTATGTCGAAGCGACGCCGGGGCCGCGCAATATCGAGGCCGTTGCCACCCTGGCCAAGGCCTTTCACCCGGGCGCCATGTAA
- a CDS encoding ABC transporter ATP-binding protein: protein MSERNARLDADGITWGPQKSTPIISGITLSVEAGARLAIIGPNGAGKSTLLRCLYRGLKPQRGLVRLDGTDLWSIGPREVAQRIAVVPQETPGDFPFSVRDVVLMGRIPHRKGMARWSDRDHEVTTTALARLELEPLALRQFASLSGGEKQRALIARALAQEPELIILDEPTNHLDIRHQLEILELLQGLGPTIITTLHDINLAADFATHVAVLDCGRLTGHGEPATVLTVEHVSKAFRVGTRLHRADNGPQRFSFSLR, encoded by the coding sequence ATGTCCGAACGAAACGCGCGACTGGATGCGGACGGCATCACCTGGGGGCCGCAGAAGAGCACGCCGATCATCAGCGGTATCACCCTATCCGTCGAAGCCGGCGCCCGACTGGCCATTATCGGTCCGAACGGAGCTGGCAAGTCGACCTTGCTGCGATGCCTCTATCGCGGTCTGAAGCCGCAACGAGGTTTGGTGCGTCTCGACGGCACCGATCTTTGGTCCATCGGTCCGCGGGAGGTGGCGCAGCGCATCGCTGTCGTGCCACAGGAGACACCGGGCGATTTTCCCTTCAGTGTGCGGGACGTTGTGCTGATGGGACGTATTCCGCATCGCAAGGGCATGGCGCGCTGGAGCGATCGCGATCATGAAGTCACGACCACGGCGCTTGCGCGGCTGGAGCTGGAACCTTTGGCGTTGCGACAGTTCGCGTCGCTCTCCGGCGGCGAAAAGCAACGGGCGCTGATTGCCCGCGCTTTGGCGCAGGAGCCGGAGCTCATCATCCTCGACGAACCCACAAATCACCTCGACATCCGCCACCAGCTCGAGATTCTCGAACTGCTGCAGGGGCTTGGGCCGACGATCATCACGACGCTGCACGACATCAATCTCGCGGCAGACTTTGCGACCCATGTCGCGGTTCTGGATTGCGGGCGGCTGACGGGACATGGCGAGCCGGCCACAGTCCTGACCGTGGAGCACGTATCAAAAGCATTCCGTGTCGGCACCCGCCTGCATCGGGCTGACAATGGCCCGCAGCGATTTTCCTTTTCCCTTCGATAG